The DNA segment CGGAAAATATCAAAGCAGGCAGATATGGTGCCTTCCTCAATCGGCCGTGAGAAACGAGAAAATCTTTTCATGCAGGCGGGTTCGGCGGAGGAATTTGCAGAGCTTCGCAGAAAGAAGGATATTTTCGGCTAGCAGGTGGAGCTGAATGGCGGAGGGCGGGCGATCGTTGAGCGTCAGGGTGGCAGAAAAAATGCCCCGCCCAGATAACCGAGCGAGGCATTGAAAGTGCTTCAGGACTGATCATCAGATCATATCTTCGGTTCCCAGCCCGGTGCGTATTCGCGAGACCACAGTGCCTGAGCGGTCTTGTTGTTCTTGATGTGGCCGTTAGCCGCGTCGCATTCGAGCATGGTACCTGTTCGTGCAGCGATGTTGCCGAGGTGCCCGAGCAGTACGCTCTTGTGACCTTCGTCGATTGGCGAGTTGACCTTTTCTACGCCGCGGATGGCCTGGATGAAGTTGCCCGCGTGGTTGTCCTTCAGGCCTGGGTCGGTGGTGTCTGTCTGGTCGGCGTTTTCGTCAGCCTGCACCGAATCGACCTTATTGACAAGATTGTGGTTCTTGTCGAATACTTCGTAGCGGTCGGCGTAGTAGTCGATCTGGCCTTCGTCGCCGAGTATCATCACGCCGCGGCCCTGCTTGTTGATCGGTGTATTACCCGCGCTGATGCCTTCCCATGTGATCAGCTTATCGCCGCCGAACTCGATGGAGATATTCTGCGTGTCAAAGCATTCCCAGTCGTCCTTGTCAGGATATGCATATCGGCCTGCAAGACTGGTAACCTTTGTGGGAAATTCAACGCCGAGTGCCCAGCGTGCGATGTCCAGTTCGTGTGTACCGTTGTTGAGTGCTTCGCCCGTGCCCCAGCGCCAGAACCAGTGCCAGTTGTACGGATGCACGTTGCTGCGGTATGCGGTTCTCGCAGCCGGTCCCTGCCAGAGGTCCCAGTCGAGGTAATCTGGGACATCCACTTCCTTGCCGAAGCCGATGGGTTTGCGATTTCTGGAGTACCATGTGCGTGCGAAATAAGGATTGCCGATGACGCCGTCGCGGATCTCTTTGATCATTCGCTGGGTTGCGCCGATAGAACGACGCTGGTTACCCATCTGAACGACCTTGCCGTATTTCTTCTGAGCAGCCACGAAGAGCTCGCCTTCTGCGGGATTATGGCTGCAGGGCTTTTCTACGTAGACATGTTTGCCCGCGCTGAGTGCAGCGATGCCCATCGGTGCGTGCCAGTGGTCGGGTGTCGCGATTACGATTGCATCGACGTCTTTGTCGTCAAGGGCCTTGCGGAAGTCGCTGATCTGCTGGGGCTTTTTACCTTGTGTCTTTTCGACGCCTGCCGCACAGCTCGGCAGATACCTGCTGTCTACGTCAATGACGTATTTAACTTCGCAGTTCTTCAGGCCGGCGAATTTGTTTGCCAGGTAATTTCCCCGGCTGCGGATGCCCGCGACAGCGACGATCACTTTTTCATTCGGCGCGGCTTTGGCTACTGAGCCCAGGCCCATTACACCCAGACCGAGTGTTGCTGCGCTTGTGGATTTGATGAAATCTCTTCTATTCATAAATCTGTCCTTTCGTGTATTGGAAGAAAGTCAGCTATTTGAGTTCCCTGATTTTAATGCTTCTGAAGTGTACCAGGTTGCCGTGGTCCTGCAGCAGGATATTGCCTTTTTCGGCTTCACCGAAATCGGGCCAGTCCTTGTATTTGCTGTAGTCAACGAGTGCACGCCACATCTGGGTTGAGCGTTCGTATTCGAGCATCATGAGATTGTTCATCCAATGCTCAACGTGCTTGCCGTCAGCCAGAATGCGTGCCTGGTTCCATCCGTTGCGTTTTTCACGCTTGCCCCAGGGGTTCCATGCCGGGATCAGATCGTACAGAGACGCAAGTGTGCGGTTCCCGTTTACACCCTTCTTCGCATCGGGATGGTTGCGATCGTCAAGGATCTGGAACTCACAGCCGATCGCAGAGCCGGGACCCTTGTTGAGCTTGGGATCGACGAAGTACTTGATACCGCTGTTCGCGCCCTTGGTGAACTTGAAGTCGACCTTAAGCTCGAAATCGCCGTATTTTTTCCTCGTGACGATGTCGCCGCCGTATGCGGATTCAGCACCGCCGGAGGGCATTACAGTCAGTACGCCGTCTTCGATCTTCCAGCCCTTTTCGGGGAAGTCGTCGAGCTTTGCGCCGCGCCAGCCGTCAGTCGTCTTGCCGTCCCAGAGGAGCTTCCAGCCCTCGGCTTTTTCGCGTTCGGAAAGGTAGTTCGGCACGAGGTTGACCTGGTGAATGGCCATATAGTCTTCGCTGAGTTCGTCTTCGAGATCGTCGGTCATGATGCGGATATTACGCCAGGTGATCTTCATGCCGTCATGCCTTTTGGGTACGCTGTGGACCTGCAGACCAATAAAACCTTCCGCGGTCATGTCGTCGACCAGGTCCGCACAGGGTACGCCGTTCACGAATGTCTTGATGTGCGGGCCTACCGCTTCGACGCGGAATTTGTTCCAGCCCGTTGGATTGAACGCGGCCCGGCCTTCGTGTCCGCGGTAGAGCGGGTACAGCCAGCCGCGTCTTGCTTCGTCATAGATGCCGCCGCTCCATGCGCGGTCGCTGGGATCGCATTCGACCTGGTAGCCGTGAACCCTGCCGTTACCGTACTCGGGCTTGCTTTCACTGCGGATCTGCACGCCTGAGTTGATCGCGCCGCCCAGCTTCATTTCATATTCCAGGATGAAGTCCGAGTAAGTGTCGGTGGTGCACAGGAAGCTGTTCGGCTGGCCTGCTACGGTCTGACCGACAAGCACGCCGTCCTCGGCGTAATATTTGGCCTTGCCGTTCTTCCGTTCCCAACCATCTAGGTTTTCGCCGTTGAAGAGCTTTTTCCATTCACCTGCAAAGCTGGGCTGACAGATAACGGCCAGAATAGAGATGATTAAGAGTGATTTTGACAGTTTGCTCATGTTCGAGGCCTCCAAAAAATATAAGTAGTCATAATGCAATTGTGATCTGCAAGTCCCACCTGCTCAGAGGTGATACCAAATTCTGCTACGCCAATAAATCAAAGCATGAAATATTTTAAGTGCAAGACAGTCAGATTGCAACTATAATCCGAGTAGATTCAAATATGAACTTGGAGTAGGCTGTCAGTTTAGTTTTTTTACCGAAACAAAGGTGCTCCCGCCTCTCTGCCCTTTTCCCGTCGGCAGCTCTATCAGGCAGGAGGTCACGTCATTTTCACCGTCGTAGGTGCAGTTTTCGCCCTCGAATTTACCGCTGAGCGTCAGCTTGAAACTGTCAATATCTTTGTTCGCGGTCGGCTCGGCGACTGAGATGTTCACCGTATCGCCTTTTCGTTCGAGCATCACCAGTCCGGGCTTGTCGAGTGCTGTGTGCGGACTTTCGGGTATTTTTACCGAGCCTGCTTTGTGGAAAATTATGCCCGCCCAATCATCACAGGTTGCCGCCTGAATATTTTCAGTATTTGCGATCACTTGCAGCTCACCGATCTTGCCTTTAAGTAAAGTACTGGGCTTCACGCCGGGCAGGATCTTGTAGGCATAGCTTGCGTTCTGGGGCGCTTTGCCATGCTCAATCTGCGCCCTGAAGACCTCTTTGCTGACCTGCTTGTCCGACCCTGCCGAGTATACGCTGCTCCATTTCCCGGTCTGTTTGTCGGCACTGACGTAAACGCCGCTATTCTCGAGGAGGGCATAGCCGATTCTGTTGTGCCACATCCACGCGGGCCTGCCGAGTATATGCTTGCCGACCATCGGGGACCCGTCCCTGCCGTAGACAACTGCTTCGCCGTTCAGTAAACATTGATCGATCGTGGTTACGACATACTGGTCCTTATCGGTGCTGATCCCTGCTCCCAGGCAAAGTATCTCATCGCCGTGGAAGAACCACACCTTCTTCGCTCGCAGCCCGTCGCGGTCGTAATCCATCACAGTCACGCCGTTGTTCCCGTCTGACACTCCGCCAACAAAGTCGCTGCCGTTGTGATAGCCGGACCAGCTCAACTGCGGCAAAGGCTCATCACTCTGCAGACATGTTGTGCCGGGCAGTTTTCGCCAGTCCCAAACGGGGAAGATGTCGCGGTATTCATCGCCGTTGCGGTAAATATAGGTTGCACCGTCAGCAAGATGATAGCCGAGCAGGTTTTCTGAATTTCCCGATTCAGCGCCGATCACGCGAGGCGAACACATCTTCACAGAACAATAAAAGTCCGGCCTGCGATGCACGGTAAAATCTGACCTCCAGAAATGCTTATGACCTGTGAACGCATTTTCGGTTGTACCGTCATCAAGGTACCGTCTTGTAAATGCCATATACTCGGCCATGTGTTCCTTATCCGCCGCAGCCATGACCGGGAAAATCTCGGCAAGCAGACGTGCCTTTTTGCGGGGCTGTCCCGGAAAGAGCTGTCGTCCGCATGCGCTGATGTCCATGCTTCTGTTCCAGACGACCCACTGCTGTCCGTTCAGCAAGTAGTTTCGCAATATTTCGATCTTCGCATCGTCAAACGCGAAACGTGTGCCGCGAAGGATGTTCGCCCACATCGCGCAGTCGTTTGCGTACGACAGACCGTAGTTTCCGAACTGAAGCTGCGGTCCGTGCTGGTGAAAGCTCCAGTCAGGCTGAACGCCTTCAGCGGTGGTGACGCGGACCTCAGCGGCAATCGCGTTGGCCGCTTTGGTGACGAGTTCGGCATCATCCGTAAGCAGCCCTCGCATGAACACATTGCCCGCCAGCCAGATCCTGTTCTGACCGGTCATACGTATCCGAGCCCGCGCCATTACCATTTCTATAGAACGTTCTACGACTTCTTCGGGCACTCTATCGCCTACCAGTATAAGAGTACGTCCCACCTCGCGCGGAACTCCGATCTGGTTGTGCCACCAGTTGGGGCTGACAAAATCGTTCTCCAGCCAGAACTGCAGCGCTTTGCGGATGGCACCAAGCATCTCGCTGCTTTGGCTGTATTTGCTGTTCCGCGAGCAGTAGGCCTTCGCCATCGTTGTGACACGCGACATGTGACCGTTGACGGGCCAGCCGCCCCGGCGTTTGCTCGTGTAATCGATACTTTTCCAACTGCCGTCCGATTGCATAGACTTCATGAACCTGCCGGCTTTTAGAAATTTGTCACTGTCATGCTCGGGATTGATCGTGTCGAACAGATTGCTGTA comes from the Anaerohalosphaera lusitana genome and includes:
- a CDS encoding Gfo/Idh/MocA family protein, with translation MNRRDFIKSTSAATLGLGVMGLGSVAKAAPNEKVIVAVAGIRSRGNYLANKFAGLKNCEVKYVIDVDSRYLPSCAAGVEKTQGKKPQQISDFRKALDDKDVDAIVIATPDHWHAPMGIAALSAGKHVYVEKPCSHNPAEGELFVAAQKKYGKVVQMGNQRRSIGATQRMIKEIRDGVIGNPYFARTWYSRNRKPIGFGKEVDVPDYLDWDLWQGPAARTAYRSNVHPYNWHWFWRWGTGEALNNGTHELDIARWALGVEFPTKVTSLAGRYAYPDKDDWECFDTQNISIEFGGDKLITWEGISAGNTPINKQGRGVMILGDEGQIDYYADRYEVFDKNHNLVNKVDSVQADENADQTDTTDPGLKDNHAGNFIQAIRGVEKVNSPIDEGHKSVLLGHLGNIAARTGTMLECDAANGHIKNNKTAQALWSREYAPGWEPKI
- a CDS encoding 3-keto-disaccharide hydrolase encodes the protein MSKLSKSLLIISILAVICQPSFAGEWKKLFNGENLDGWERKNGKAKYYAEDGVLVGQTVAGQPNSFLCTTDTYSDFILEYEMKLGGAINSGVQIRSESKPEYGNGRVHGYQVECDPSDRAWSGGIYDEARRGWLYPLYRGHEGRAAFNPTGWNKFRVEAVGPHIKTFVNGVPCADLVDDMTAEGFIGLQVHSVPKRHDGMKITWRNIRIMTDDLEDELSEDYMAIHQVNLVPNYLSEREKAEGWKLLWDGKTTDGWRGAKLDDFPEKGWKIEDGVLTVMPSGGAESAYGGDIVTRKKYGDFELKVDFKFTKGANSGIKYFVDPKLNKGPGSAIGCEFQILDDRNHPDAKKGVNGNRTLASLYDLIPAWNPWGKREKRNGWNQARILADGKHVEHWMNNLMMLEYERSTQMWRALVDYSKYKDWPDFGEAEKGNILLQDHGNLVHFRSIKIRELK
- a CDS encoding polysaccharide lyase 8 family protein — translated: MTKFAFSVCLLIVITGTTFAADDLAQLERQLKEYLLTNKYSNLFDTINPEHDSDKFLKAGRFMKSMQSDGSWKSIDYTSKRRGGWPVNGHMSRVTTMAKAYCSRNSKYSQSSEMLGAIRKALQFWLENDFVSPNWWHNQIGVPREVGRTLILVGDRVPEEVVERSIEMVMARARIRMTGQNRIWLAGNVFMRGLLTDDAELVTKAANAIAAEVRVTTAEGVQPDWSFHQHGPQLQFGNYGLSYANDCAMWANILRGTRFAFDDAKIEILRNYLLNGQQWVVWNRSMDISACGRQLFPGQPRKKARLLAEIFPVMAAADKEHMAEYMAFTRRYLDDGTTENAFTGHKHFWRSDFTVHRRPDFYCSVKMCSPRVIGAESGNSENLLGYHLADGATYIYRNGDEYRDIFPVWDWRKLPGTTCLQSDEPLPQLSWSGYHNGSDFVGGVSDGNNGVTVMDYDRDGLRAKKVWFFHGDEILCLGAGISTDKDQYVVTTIDQCLLNGEAVVYGRDGSPMVGKHILGRPAWMWHNRIGYALLENSGVYVSADKQTGKWSSVYSAGSDKQVSKEVFRAQIEHGKAPQNASYAYKILPGVKPSTLLKGKIGELQVIANTENIQAATCDDWAGIIFHKAGSVKIPESPHTALDKPGLVMLERKGDTVNISVAEPTANKDIDSFKLTLSGKFEGENCTYDGENDVTSCLIELPTGKGQRGGSTFVSVKKLN